The region acatttttttcaacctCCAGTCATTGTCACTGTTGTCTCTGCCCTGTGTGATTTCACAACAACCCTCTTGTTGTCTTGGCCTCCAGATGACGTGGCAAAGTCTGCTCCATGTGGTCCAGGGGctgctgcagtgcattctgggccaGTGGGGCGTCGCTCTTGGGAGGATCAGTTGTACGAGCAACAGGAGCAGCTGGAGAGAGAAATGCAGGAGGCCAGGAGGATGGTGTCCAGCCTGCAGGTAACTGCACACACATGACCACttgtacacacacgcgtgcataaacccgcacacacacacacacacacacacatgcgtgcacacacacgcacacacacacacacacacacacacacacacgtgcacacacccacagcgaCACTTATGAAGAGGaagttaggatgattccaaggggtCTGACTGATAGGGGCCCtcaaaaattaaattgaacatacaatctcacacacacacacacacagacatataaattaatttcttaccTGCTGTTGTCCAGATTATGGGCTAATTGATTGTCTGCCATGCTGTCACACTGTTTTGCTATTAACCGTGACACAGCTACCGTggactgaaatgtgcattttacaccAGAGGTTAACTTACATACAGTGTAGTACAAGCTAACTTTATTTGAAGTGGACTATTGAGAGTGGAGGGAATAAGGAGAATTCGAGAAAATAGACGAGGGTAGAGAAGAAATTGGCAGGTAAAAACAGGGAGGTATAGCTTTAAGACGGCAGTGGGGATTAATCTGATCGCCCCTGGAGACACTGTCACATGACTGAATGTGATTCcgagtgcgtgtttgtgtgctacACACTTGTTACAATAATGTTTGCTAACGTAGGAGTGTTCAGGCTGGACAGACTGGCGGCAGGAGACTGaggactgtgcgtgtgtgtgtgtgtgcgtgtgtgcctgtgtgcttgtgttcattATCCAGGCCTTGTTGCTGCACGGCTCCTTACCTGAAGACGAACAGGAGGTCTCTCTCAGCCTGGGAGAGAGTGCGGAAAacccagagcagcagctggTACTGTACAGTCtgtactctctgtctctctctctctctctctctctctctctctcctagttAATATTTTTCTACGTAGAGCATATACTGCAGAGTTCTTTAGAGTCCTGTACtgtggaattttattttatttctctttggCTTTTTAGCGCCCCCTGTTCAGTTTTAGTAAGGAGGattgtgtttctctttctccctcctctgaCCTGCTGCTTTGTCTGTTGTTGAGAAAGAGGGTATCAATTTCTCTCTGGCTTTCTGTGAGcctgccctgctcctcctctctctctcattcactctctgcccctctcccttctcctctctgtcGTGCTTTTCTAAGAGACAGCGTTCAGCCATGTAATGGTCCGGCTGCAGAGTATAGGGGTATTTTCTCTGTGCGCTTTTTTAGGGTTGTTTACTCTGAAGTTAAAATGATCTGTTATACTGTGTATAGTGGTGCATTAGGtacttctttctgtctgtctgtgtaggTGGTGATTCGCAGTCGACTGGACCAGAGCATGGAGGAGTCCCAGAACCTGAAGGTAAACAGACAAAACTTGGTTACCCTTGGTTGACTGAATTTGGGGGggtgaagagggggggggggtgcggcagGAGATgaagaaaagagaggaggatGGCAATGAGAAAGCCCATGCATTATACCATTGTGCCAGCAAGGGATGGAAAGGAATATTAAggggattttatttatttttgaggcCATTATTTTGAGGTTGTCAGAATGCATCTAACAATGTTAAACCAGTTGAATAggtcagctgctgctgctaattTTCTAATTGAAACATAATGTGTGGTAGGTGtctgtttaaatacatttaaataattgataCTAAAACATTGGATGTGTAATCTTCAAAGAATTTCCTAAACGCTCAATCATTATATCTTAATACAACGATTCTTGATATTTAATACATGTGAGTCCCTGAGATCTGGCATCTCAGATAAGCAGTTGGGTTCCCTATAACAGAGAAGAACATCAGTGCACAAATCATGCTTttttcacatgcacactgccAAAACAGAAGCTTCCAAATATATACCTGCAACTGCTATTCAGCTCAAGTGTTAAAGCCTGTTTTTATGTATATATCAGttcatggcaaaaaataaaaataaaaaacggtcTGAGGGAGAAAGCACCCAGTGGCTGAAAAGCTTCGTAACCCATAATATTCCTGTTAATTCCCATGATTTTCCGGAAATTCCCATTATTTCCATGGAAATCATTTCCCATTTTGAAAATTCCTGGAATTGTGCAACTGTAGGTCCAAATAAGGCAATGTTCACTGAGATCTCCGCTTGCTGCTCCTCTGTCTGCTTATCCATAagtatttctgtctgtcttgcaGAAGGAGCTTCTCAGGTACAAGCAGGAGTCCCGGAACCTGCAGGGAGTTAAGGTGAGCCTAGAgccccaggccccgcctctctctgtcttacgCCCCGCCTCTCTGTGCCCTTAACCCCGCCTCTCTGTGATGCCCCTGTGCTCCCTCCCCTGCAGGACGCGCTGCAGCAGCGCTTGGCGGCGCAGGAGGCCTCGGTGctgcagctgaaacaggagCTGCTGCGCTCCAGCATGGCCCGGGAGGAGCTGACAGGGCAGAACGTACGTTTCACACGCGCagtactcacctgtgtgtgtgtgtgtgtgtgtgtgtgtgagtgtgagtgtgtgtgtgtgtgtgcgtgtatgtgtgtgtgtgtgcatgcctgtgtgtgtgtcgggatATTATATGAACAGTGTATGTGTACCCAGGTGGAGCTGCAGAGGAAGTTGGAAGACAGAAGCAGGCAGCTGAGTGACTATAAGGTAAGAGCAGCTGATCTAGAACAGATGAACCCTGCATTTTCACTGAAGGGATAATGTGGGCTGTGTCCCCTCActggtgtgtggctgtggtcTCTAATGACGGTGTGTGTCCCCTCAGCTCTGAGGTGGCTGTGTCCCTCTCACGAACTGCGTGGCTGTGTCCCTCTACACTGCGGTGGGGTGTGCCACTCACATGCGTGGGCTGTTCCACTCACACGCAGGTGGGCTGTGTCCCTCTCACACGCAGGTGGGCTGTGTCCCTCTCACACTGAGGTGGGCTGTGTCCCTCTCACACTGCGGTGGGCTGTGTCCCTCTCACACTGCGGTGGGCTGTGTCCCTCTCACACTGCGGTGGGCTGTGTCCCTCTCACACTGCGGTGGGCTGTGTCCCTCTCACTCTGAGGTGGGCTGTGTTTTTCTCATACTGAAGTAGGCTATGTCCTTCTCAGCCTAAGGCGGGGTGTGTCCCTCTCAGgtgggctgtgtttgtgtactgttgTGTAGTCTGTGTCATTGTGCTGTATAGACCTGCGCTCAGTGTGACCTGAGCTCTGCCTGCATGTGGCTGTTTTGCTTTCTGCAGAAGGATCTGGGGCAGAAAGACAGGCTgctgcagcaacagcagctcAAGCTGGACGAAGCCCTGCGCAAACTGGCAGAGAGTAGCCATCACAAGGTattatacacacccacacacacacaaacgcacacacacccacacacacacacacacatacacacacccacacacaaacgcgcgcaaacacacacacacacacacacacacgcaaacacacaccacacacacacacacacacaaagcacacacacacacacacacacacacacacacacacacacacacacacacacacacacacacacccacacaaacgcacacacacatacactcacacgcacatagacagacacacacacacacacgcgcacacacacacatagacacatgcacactcacacacacacgcacatacacagtcatCTGAAGAGACCTGATTGTTTTTGACATATTTCAAGTACTGCCTTAAAACActgctgatattttaaaaactatttcaaatacatttcatatactTTGATCAAATATTATGCCCAAGAATCTGGGTCAGTAGGAGTGATGAAAggcttgtgtaaaaaaaacagacaaataccAGAAAATAAGCTCATAAATTCATGACCAAAGATCTAAAGACCtatttccttttaaaagctTGGTTGCTTGCTGATCTGTCTTGGAAAATCTGTCTGCTTTTTTGGCAGTTTGGAATAAACTTTGAAATTTTGTAATGTGGTTATATACATGCTACATCATTTTGAAGAAGATTTTTTGGGCATTCACAGTTTTTAGCACAGTCATTACAAATCCCTTGTCTTGAAACATTTTGTATTATGTATTCATTGCaccttgtgtttattttggtcATGGCATTGTCAGGCTGGCCTGCAGAGGGAGCTAGATCACAAAGAAAGCCTCCTTCAGGACCTGATGAACCATGAGTTGGATGAGGTAAGCTCACGTTACTGAAGATTCATTTTTGCTTGGAGGCATTATACTATACTATTCCTCCTTGTTTCATGTGTAGTTTCTCTGTGCGACGTGTCAGgagaatgttacattttgtagaGCATTTGCTACAGTTTTAGGTCATTTTATCTGAGCCATTCAGTCAGCtagcgaggtgtgtgtgtgtgcggtaatGAGAGAATATCGAGTGTTACAGCGTGTCACTCTCTGTCACAGGTATCCGGTCCTCAGAATAACGGCTATTCTCACATGGctgctcccgcccccccacacaaaGGGGTGAGTCAGTCACGACCCCAGTGGATGCTACAGACGCGTGCCGCTTTACAAATTTACCAATACGATTAGATACATTACACAAGTagcaaccaaccctgttcctggagatctaccatcctgttgtcatttcaaccctaatttggcacacctgtctctgctaattagcagctcaacaagatctctggctgttgaatgaggtgtgctttggtAGGGTcggactgaaaacctacaggacggtagatctccaggaacagggttggttaccactgcattAGACCatacacagactgcacagggcACAGTCCCAAATTTGAATTAACCTGGAGCATGTACAGCCATTAGTGTTCATTCACAAATATAAGCTGATAGTTTCAGTACACAGAAGAGTCAGACAGCATGAGAATAGGAAGAAATACAGAATTAAAGTCAGATGTAAGGCAGGTGTAGTAATGTCCCCCCTATGGTAAGTGGAGCGCTAGCTGTGCTGCGTGTGCTCAGgcagaggagctgcagctggtgcGGGACGCCCTGCGCAGTCTGAGGAACAGCTTCAGCGGTCACGACCCCCAGCATCACACGCTGGACACGCTGGAGCAGGGCGTGGCCAGCCTCATGGACCGCCTCCACGCCATGGACGCACGACGGCGGCAAGACAGACGGGTACAGCACTGGTCACTCTGTGttccacacatacatacaaacacacaacacacacacacacacacacacatacaacaaacacacacacacacacacacaacacacacacacacacacacatacatacatacaaacacacacacacacacacacatacatacaaacacacacacacacatacatacacacaccacacatacaccatacacacgcatacatacatacatacactaaaCACATACATGACACACAACatacataacacaacacacacaatacacacagacaacacacacaccacacacaccacacaggcacaacacacacacacacgcacaccacagcacacaaaacacacagaatacacGCAGGTGCAGCACaagttaacattaacattaacatgcaTCTGTCCCTCAGCAGGGTCGGGGGAAATCGCCAGGACgcaaagccacacacacagaccgggACTCGTGGCCCCCCAGCACCAGTGAGTGCCTTACTgagccctgtctctctgtctccacttACTCCATAGTGAGGACCTCCCACTGGGCCTGAGCATTAGAAGTGCAGGCGTTTCAGTGGCTAATTTAAGGCTGTGGAAGGGCTTTCAGCTTCCACAGTAATTGGAGGTGTTTTATGTTGGGTTATAACGTAATCAGATCAGTAGTCTGATGTACAATTACTATTTGACGTGTCCATCTTTTTTAATGTCTGGAAAAGACAATACGGTTTGGTAACGGTGGTGGTACGACGCCTTTGCTGAATTCACAAGCAACTCCGCAAACATAAGGAAAGAAATCAGTAAAACCTCAGACTCAGCCTAAGCAGGGCTGTAAAGTGTGGCAATATTGTCACATTTGTGTTTCAAAAAATGCACTGTGCAAACATGAACGATAATCCTGCTGCACCCGTGTGACAAGTTGTTTGGTTCAATTGAGTTTTATCTTCTTCTTTATTTCAAACTGCTCGATTCTGTTGCCTATGtgagttttattattattaatgttaagTCTGCAGGACTCGAGGTTCAGCGTGATTTCTCTCCTAGGACAGACAATTGCCTGCATTGTGGGAGATTTATTTCAAGTTGTCAGCATCATTCCATAACATGCCCCATGAATAGGGATACTTTAGAAGTCTAATTCCCACCTGACAGTGACTTTCAAGCAAATGTTTCTCAGCGAAATTGAAAATATAGccctctcttttaaaaaataattaatcgTAATTTTGGCTGCTCTGCTTTTTgaaattaagtttattttttgtaattgaaAATAGTGAATGTTACGATTATGATCATAACACTAAAACTGTGCCTCAGGTCAAAAGTAGTTATAATTAGCCTAAAATGTTCGTGATTTACGTGTTCATTGAAGGACAGATATAATTGCGGGAAAAACCTGATGCTTCTCTTAAAAACCTGGTAGTAGGAGTAGTATGAGTAGGAGGCCCACCTATAGAGAGTACCCAGCAGAATTTGTGGATGTTAAATTCAGAAAGAGCCACATATACTAtcttatatatacatactttCTTTATGCTTGGATACTGATGGCCCAGACATAACTAGATGCAATGATACAGTATAAACTGTGGGTAAAGACTTTTAATAGAATAATTTTCAGGCTGATATGTAGACAGATGGTAATATAGCGAAATGGTGTATAGTGAAGTGGTATATGTTAACTCTTGCTGCAGTCAGTAATATGATCTGCGCCCCCCAACCCCTCGCCCCTCCCTTACAGAAATGGCTCATTCCCAGAGCAGCCCGCTGCTGAATGCCTCAGCCTCCACCAAAGTGCTCTACTTCACTGACCGCTCGCTCACACCCTTCATGGTCAACATCCCCAAGAGGTCAGCCCTGTcgcggtgtgtgtgagtgtatgcatatGTGGCGTGGGTGTGCATGggtgtacagtatgcatatGCTTgtggactctgtgtgtgtgtaagtgtatttGTTATTGCCCCTGGCTGTGtaatggactgtgtgtgtgtgtgtatgtgtgtgtgtgtaagtgcatttGTTATTGAGCCTGGCTGTGTGATGGACTGTGctttggctgtgtgtgatgatggAGCTCGTGGCGTGTGTAAAGGCATTTGTTAACCTTCACCCCTGGCCGGTTGACgtggactctgtgtgtgtgtgtgtgtgtgtgcgtaagtgcaTTTGTTATTGAGCCTGGCTGTGTGatggactctgtgtgtgtgtgtgtgtgtgtgtgtgtgtgtgtaagtgcatttGTTATTGAGCCTGGCTGTGTGatggactctgtgtgtgtgtgtgtgtgtgtgtgtgtaagtgcatttGTTATTGAGCCTGGCTGTGtgatggactgtgtgtgtgtgtgtgcgtgtgtgtgtaagtgcatttGTTATTGAGCCTGGCTGTGTGatggactctgtgtgtgtgtgtgtgtgtgtgtgtgtgtgcgtgtgtaagtgcatTTGTTATTGAGCCTGGCTGTGTGATGGACTGTGCTCCTTTGGCAGGTTGGGTGAGGTGACGCTGAGAGACTTCAAAGTGGCGGTGGACAGAGAGGGCAGCTTCAGGTACCACTTCAAAGCCCTGGACCCAGAGTTCGGCACAGTGAAGGAGGAGGTGGGTGTGAGGGGCTGGGCTTCAGTGCACACACCCTGAGATCAGTCGCAGAGGCAGTGACCATAGAGCTCATCTTATTCTTCTCACATCTGGAGGTTCATGAAAGATTAATAAGAATGTGAtgttatgtatttgtgtgataTCATGAAGGGAGCAGAGCATCTTTCCATGATGTGTGCAGTATGATGTCATGAGCTGATCTCTGGTGACCTGTGTGGTATGATGTCATGAGCtgatctctgtgtgtttgtggtgggtTTTCCAGGTGTTTCAGGATGATGCGGTAGTACCAGGCTGGGAGGGAAAGATTGTTGCCTGGGTGGAGGAAGACCATGGAGATGGCAGGTACAcacagagagaccacacacgcacacaatgatGGATACCATTTATTATGCCACAGACTAGCAAAATGCTACATATTGCTGTGTAGAGTGCTGCAGTGTTCCAGCTTAACACATCTTGCCCAGAGTATGTTGTTTAGCACCAAGTTGATTCACAGTATGTAATGACCTATAACCTGTACACGAGGTGATCCGAACATAATTCCTTCAATCTAGGCACAGCAGAAGGAGACTAATGGGGGATATGCGATGTGGTTTgaggtttttaaattcattaatgaaAAGAACTGCAAGACTTTTCATATTGTTCAGCAAtcacacactgaacaaaaacacacactcacaaatcacaaacacacatacacaaaaatacagacgcacacacacacacacacacacgcgcgcagacTCACAGCTCTGTCCCCTCTCCACAGGACCTAGGCCCAGGCTTTGGAAGGGCCTGCCTCCAGTCACACGAGACAGCagcgagaggggagaggaggagcagaggccGTGGACAGGGCGGTGCTCAGTGCGCAGACAGTACACTGTGCTGCCGCGGAGCTGCCTGCCTTCGGCTTGACCCGCACCGGGGCAGCGCCTTTCCCCCAGCTTTGCCCACACCGGGCacctcaggccccgcccctccgtcCGCACCAACCAGGGGAGAGCGCTCGCGGTCAGGATACCGGAGGACTTCCTGTCCGCCCGTGCGCAGTTACATCACCTCCTGGAGGACCTGGCTTTACAATGAAGGAAAAACACGGAGAACAAGAGAAAATAACGTGCTCTCATTTTCTGAGATTGTGCCAAATCTTGTAAAGCTACTCACAGCCCATTCTATTCCAGCAAGGTCCATCGGTCTTACTGTATGTTGTGGTGAcgaaatgttttttattttcgtAGCTCCTGATTACGTGAACGTATTTTTTGTGATGAGCTTCACCTCACATATCAGCGACGACCACTTTCAGAATGTCTTTAAACTGTATCATCACTCCTCCACTGAAGCCTATGGGCACTTTTGACCAAACAGATGTGAACTGACTTCAAACTATCATTGCAGATGGCCATATAAGTATAACTCCATAAGTGGTAAAGCACAGGCTTTGGGTAAGCAACAAAGATCTGTCTGACAGACATAAACCCAGCTCTGCCACAGTGTTCATGTAGAGAGGCTTAGTGAGACGGGAAGAAATCCACAAAGATCATTATCTAACCAAGAACAGTGATCATTATCTAACCAAGAACAGTGCTTATATGCCAAACAGGGCTGGGGTTAGTTCTAAAcgacaattgaaaaaaaaaatttcagtatAAATGAATGTACTCGAATGCAATGAAGTATGGTGAGTTAAAGCACTCAGTTCAGGGTtgattcttttttgttgttgtttaactGATGGTTTTACAATCCCAATGGAGCTAGATACGAAGCCCAAGAACTTGAAAAACCGAACAAAGGGTTATGTTGAAACACAGAACTGACCCCAACTTTGTagccaaaacacaaaatggcattAACACCTGACGCAAGGTAACTGAAGAGCCGCTGTATCACTCTGTATAAAATGGAGAAATGAACCCCAGCACTTACAGTGAAGAACAGGTATAATACTGTACTGCCCTCTAAGAAGAACacactcccataatgcactgctgtaCAGCCAGCCCAAAAAGTCACATGGGTTAAGTTCCAACATTCCAATGGGTACTCTGAAGTACTACGGTGGAACAGGTCACCTTCAAGAATGTCTGAActgttgaatgtttttatttatttttaaaggatgtTTTAAAGGTTTATTTGCACACATCTTCAATTGTGAGTCTTCACACAACTGTGAAGTAATCAAGTGACAGAAAATTGCCATGTTAACCTGCCACGTTCATAGAGTGTTTGctgtggtttctgtgtgtgcaatTCTATCAGGAGTGTGACTGCAGTAGAGGAagagaggtgcagtgggagagtTTACTTTTCAAAGGCATGTACTCTGCTGAGCATTTCCTCCCCACAAGTCACCAGTGTTTCATATCAAATTTGTGACTGACGTTTTTGTCTATTACTGTAAATAaggtttatactgtatattgttaaAAAGAGAGGCATGgtgtttcctttttattttgaatgtttaagCTGGTACATTGTTATCCTCACAATACTTTTAATGAGGAAATTACATTATTGGGTATTTAACTACAAGGGATCAATACCCCAGCCATGCTATACAGTCTTTTTCGTACTGCAGTTGTATTCCAATGTAGGTGCTTGATTAAAAACCCAAGGGACCAATACACATGGTGGCTAGATTCCACATACCCCTGTCTGAAAGCGAGACTGTGACTGGAATCACAGCTGGGagaaacacacaggacagagagagtttCTTGTTCAGCAACAAATGGAGTGTGATGACGAAATACAGCTTCCCACCCTGCTGGTGGCAAAAGGCTCACATAGCCAAATACCCAGGGCCCAGTATTTTATGTCcctcagagaggaagagaccaAGAGTTGCATGATAGCTGGGGGAAGTGGGACCAATTTATTTTGAACCTGTGCGGTGTTCATAGGCTGACTGCCatactttaaaatgtactgtttcCTATGGACATTTGATGCAtttaactgttgtttttttacagtatgtattCGAGCCGTTTAATAGATTGTCTCACGtttaaaaacgtgttttatTCCTGAATTATCTTTCCCATTAAACGATGGTTACTGGCtattgttaatgtttttgtgtgcattattATGTAAAAGATTTTCAGTTGTGCGTTTAATTTTAGATGTTCATCTTAATTTAGACAGGAAGTAATGATAATCATTCGGATCCACAGAACACATAACACTTTTACTTTAGCTGTCGTTTTCCTAAATCAACGGATTGGACCACAATGACACACTGAAGAATTATCAAGTGACCGGCGGAAATGGCTTCACAACAAATAGGAAGCGTGACAGGTTGCTTCAGTATCCACTGGAGCTATCGAACGACTTCAAATACATGCTAGCTACAGCAGGTTAGCTAGACAAGCTGCTTAAACCATGCAGCCAGTGGCCATTTAAAACGCAAACGTGGAATTACTAAATAGGTAGCAAGCATAAGAAATGTCGGCATAGTGTCGCATGTTATTAGCCAAGACTTAGCTAATACTAAACGTTATGAGAACATTTTACAGCTGCTAATATTTACACGCTGACGTCTGCCACTTCAGTTAAAGACGAGACTTCAGTCTGCCAGCCCATTCAAGAGCTGCAGCGCGAGCTTGTTTTACGATCATGTTTTACGACAGTGGGCGTTGCCTTATTGTTGAGGTTGCCAGCTAAGTTAATTAAGTTGGTAAATGTTAATCGGAATTCTTGTTGTTTAATTGTAACTAGGCTGCCAAGAATATATTTCTTGCGTGTCAACTGTCCGAGGTTCAGTTACTAAACTGCCACATCCACAACCACTTCCCCTAAAtcaggggtgtcagactccaCTCCTTGACCTAGGAACAATGGAACAATGAGCAAccaatttttcttttgcaatCCCAAAATGTGTGCATCCGTTAACCAATA is a window of Anguilla rostrata isolate EN2019 chromosome 9, ASM1855537v3, whole genome shotgun sequence DNA encoding:
- the dixdc1b gene encoding dixin-A isoform X2, with the protein product MIASLSKGNLLDVLQEGFNEQLAAYVSWVNAQLRKKPGVPLVRDLRQDLRDGVVLAHLIEIVAGELLEGIHYEPRDGQESRENVEKVLQFVSSKRIRMPQTSARDIVEGNLKSAMRLILALAAHFKPSASASHRAAAAAAGRSQPPPSSASHRPNSTMAMAQNAVATLAAARQDACRSGHGVFSLRQEWHSRSASVDDETESPCWSVRALVQQYECQRDGREDSVETVASDLSSPSPTHTPKAETIGSQSENKGELVDGQLDESPNKSDDVAKSAPCGPGAAAVHSGPVGRRSWEDQLYEQQEQLEREMQEARRMVSSLQALLLHGSLPEDEQEVSLSLGESAENPEQQLVVIRSRLDQSMEESQNLKKELLRYKQESRNLQGVKDALQQRLAAQEASVLQLKQELLRSSMAREELTGQNVELQRKLEDRSRQLSDYKKDLGQKDRLLQQQQLKLDEALRKLAESSHHKSWHCQAGLQRELDHKESLLQDLMNHELDEVSGPQNNGYSHMAAPAPPHKGAEELQLVRDALRSLRNSFSGHDPQHHTLDTLEQGVASLMDRLHAMDARRRQDRRQGRGKSPGRKATHTDRDSWPPSTKMAHSQSSPLLNASASTKVLYFTDRSLTPFMVNIPKRLGEVTLRDFKVAVDREGSFRYHFKALDPEFGTVKEEVFQDDAVVPGWEGKIVAWVEEDHGDGRT
- the dixdc1b gene encoding dixin-A isoform X1 → MIASLSKGNLLDVLQEGFNEQQLAAYVSWVNAQLRKKPGVPLVRDLRQDLRDGVVLAHLIEIVAGELLEGIHYEPRDGQESRENVEKVLQFVSSKRIRMPQTSARDIVEGNLKSAMRLILALAAHFKPSASASHRAAAAAAGRSQPPPSSASHRPNSTMAMAQNAVATLAAARQDACRSGHGVFSLRQEWHSRSASVDDETESPCWSVRALVQQYECQRDGREDSVETVASDLSSPSPTHTPKAETIGSQSENKGELVDGQLDESPNKSDDVAKSAPCGPGAAAVHSGPVGRRSWEDQLYEQQEQLEREMQEARRMVSSLQALLLHGSLPEDEQEVSLSLGESAENPEQQLVVIRSRLDQSMEESQNLKKELLRYKQESRNLQGVKDALQQRLAAQEASVLQLKQELLRSSMAREELTGQNVELQRKLEDRSRQLSDYKKDLGQKDRLLQQQQLKLDEALRKLAESSHHKSWHCQAGLQRELDHKESLLQDLMNHELDEVSGPQNNGYSHMAAPAPPHKGAEELQLVRDALRSLRNSFSGHDPQHHTLDTLEQGVASLMDRLHAMDARRRQDRRQGRGKSPGRKATHTDRDSWPPSTKMAHSQSSPLLNASASTKVLYFTDRSLTPFMVNIPKRLGEVTLRDFKVAVDREGSFRYHFKALDPEFGTVKEEVFQDDAVVPGWEGKIVAWVEEDHGDGRT